One window from the genome of Amycolatopsis sp. NBC_01480 encodes:
- a CDS encoding RNA polymerase sigma factor — MAAARTATRSGTKTATAAGEPADEAATGAAKPAARKTAAKKAPAKKAPAKKGAKPEDGDPDGPVELDEAELETPDLSDLEEVEVDVVDETVTEAAAATDDDDDDDEAEEAETPAARRRNAAAEKGPKSSDNPDFVWDEEESEALRQARKDAELTASADSVRAYLKQIGKVALLNAEEEVELAKRIEAGLYAAERVRNAEEEGEKLVTQMRRDLKWIVRDGERAKNHLLEANLRLVVSLAKRYTGRGMAFLDLIQEGNLGLIRAVEKFDYTKGYKFSTYATWWIRQAITRAMADQARTIRIPVHMVEVINKLGRIQRELLQDLGREPTPEELAKEMDISPEKVLEIQQYAREPISLDQTIGDEGDSQLGDFIEDSEAVVAVDAVSFTLLQDQLQSVLQTLSEREAGVVRLRFGLTDGQPRTLDEIGQVYGVTRERIRQIESKTMSKLRHPSRSQVLRDYLD; from the coding sequence GTGGCAGCCGCAAGAACCGCAACCCGAAGCGGGACGAAGACAGCGACCGCAGCCGGCGAGCCGGCCGACGAGGCAGCCACCGGCGCGGCGAAGCCCGCGGCGCGCAAGACCGCCGCGAAGAAGGCCCCGGCGAAGAAGGCGCCGGCCAAGAAGGGCGCCAAGCCCGAAGACGGGGACCCGGACGGCCCGGTCGAGCTCGACGAAGCCGAACTCGAAACGCCGGACCTGTCGGACCTGGAAGAGGTCGAGGTCGACGTCGTCGACGAGACGGTCACCGAGGCGGCCGCCGCCACCGACGATGACGACGATGACGACGAAGCCGAAGAGGCGGAGACGCCGGCCGCGCGCCGTCGCAACGCCGCCGCCGAGAAGGGCCCCAAGTCCTCGGACAACCCGGACTTCGTCTGGGACGAGGAGGAGTCCGAGGCGCTGCGCCAGGCGCGCAAGGACGCCGAGCTCACCGCTTCGGCCGACTCGGTCCGCGCCTACCTCAAGCAGATCGGCAAGGTCGCGCTGCTGAACGCCGAGGAGGAGGTGGAGCTGGCCAAGCGGATCGAGGCCGGGCTCTACGCCGCCGAGCGCGTGCGCAACGCCGAGGAGGAGGGCGAGAAGCTCGTCACCCAGATGCGCCGCGATCTCAAGTGGATCGTGCGTGACGGGGAGCGGGCCAAGAACCACCTGCTGGAGGCGAACCTCCGGCTCGTGGTCTCGCTGGCCAAGCGCTACACCGGCCGTGGCATGGCGTTCCTGGACCTGATCCAGGAGGGCAACCTCGGCCTGATCCGCGCGGTGGAGAAGTTCGACTACACCAAGGGCTACAAGTTCTCGACGTATGCCACGTGGTGGATCCGCCAGGCGATCACCCGCGCGATGGCCGACCAGGCCCGCACCATTCGCATCCCGGTGCACATGGTCGAGGTCATCAACAAGCTCGGCCGTATACAGCGCGAACTCCTGCAGGACCTCGGCCGCGAGCCGACGCCCGAGGAGCTCGCCAAGGAAATGGACATCTCCCCGGAGAAGGTCCTGGAGATCCAGCAGTACGCGCGTGAGCCGATCTCGCTGGACCAGACCATCGGCGACGAGGGCGATTCGCAGCTCGGTGACTTCATCGAGGACTCCGAAGCCGTCGTGGCGGTCGACGCGGTGTCGTTCACGCTGTTGCAGGATCAGCTGCAATCGGTGCTGCAGACGCTGTCCGAGCGTGAGGCGGGGGTGGTGCGGCTGCGGTTCGGCCTCACCGACGGCCAGCCGCGCACGCTGGACGAGATCGGTCAGGTCTACGGCGTCACGCGCGAGCGCATCCGCCAGATCGAGTCGAAGACGATGTCGAAGCTGCGGCACCCGTCGCGGTCCCAGGTGCTGCGCGACTACCTGGACTAG
- the ppgK gene encoding polyphosphate--glucose phosphotransferase codes for MTATRGFGIDIGGSGIKGALVDLERGELIGERHRIDTPQPSTPDAVADVVAEIVRMAGWDGPVGVTLPAVVKKGVAHTAANIDHKWIATDADALFAKRLGRSVEDVAMLNDADAAGMAEIRFGDPVARTGVTALLTFGTGIGSAVFHDGHLVPNTEFGHVEVDGHDAEKRAAASVKDNEELTYPQWAKRVHRYLSVLENLIWPDLFIVGGGVSKKAEKWVPLLDIRTPVIVASLQNNAGIVGAAAAAVEGIEH; via the coding sequence GTGACGGCGACCCGAGGTTTCGGAATCGACATCGGCGGCAGCGGGATCAAGGGCGCGCTGGTCGATTTGGAGCGGGGAGAGCTCATCGGCGAACGGCACCGGATCGACACGCCGCAGCCTTCGACCCCGGACGCGGTGGCCGACGTGGTCGCGGAGATCGTGCGGATGGCCGGCTGGGATGGCCCGGTCGGCGTGACCCTGCCCGCGGTGGTCAAGAAGGGCGTCGCGCACACGGCGGCGAACATCGACCACAAGTGGATCGCCACCGACGCCGACGCGCTGTTCGCCAAGCGGCTCGGCCGCAGCGTCGAGGACGTGGCGATGCTGAACGACGCGGACGCGGCCGGCATGGCCGAGATCCGCTTCGGCGACCCGGTCGCGCGCACCGGCGTGACCGCACTGCTCACCTTCGGCACCGGCATCGGCAGCGCGGTGTTCCACGACGGGCACCTCGTGCCCAACACCGAGTTCGGCCACGTCGAGGTGGACGGGCACGACGCGGAGAAGCGCGCCGCCGCGTCGGTGAAGGACAACGAGGAGCTGACCTACCCGCAGTGGGCCAAGCGGGTGCACCGCTACCTCAGCGTGCTGGAAAACCTGATCTGGCCGGACCTGTTCATCGTCGGCGGCGGGGTCAGCAAGAAGGCGGAGAAGTGGGTGCCGCTGCTGGACATCCGCACGCCGGTGATCGTCGCGTCGCTGCAGAACAACGCGGGCATCGTGGGCGCCGCGGCCGCCGCCGTGGAGGGCATCGAGCACTGA
- a CDS encoding inositol monophosphatase family protein, which translates to MSDVGVQESLLKSVAEQVAAEAAELVRAAWAAMRAGGEVRVDTKSADTDVVTAVDRESEELVRARLARLRPGEPVLGEEGGGSAAAGGVTWVVDPIDGTVNFLYGLPSFAVSVAAQIDGESVAGAVIEPVSGRRWTAARGEGAWLDGQRLSASAPQRLDLSLVATGFAYDAGRRVRQGRLVGELVSRVRDIRRNGAASLELCAVGAGWLDAYVEHGLHRWDWAAGALVASEAGATVLLPGSAPDLGDDVTYAASPTIAAQLRETLAECGAASV; encoded by the coding sequence ATGTCGGACGTGGGCGTTCAAGAGTCGTTGCTGAAAAGCGTTGCCGAGCAGGTCGCGGCCGAGGCCGCGGAGCTGGTCCGGGCCGCCTGGGCCGCCATGCGGGCCGGCGGCGAGGTGCGGGTGGACACCAAGTCCGCCGACACCGACGTGGTCACCGCGGTGGACCGCGAGTCCGAGGAACTGGTGCGCGCGCGGCTCGCGCGGCTGCGGCCGGGGGAGCCGGTGCTCGGGGAGGAGGGCGGCGGGTCCGCGGCGGCCGGCGGCGTCACGTGGGTCGTCGACCCGATCGACGGCACGGTCAACTTCCTTTACGGGCTGCCCTCGTTCGCGGTGTCGGTGGCCGCGCAGATCGACGGGGAGTCGGTGGCGGGCGCCGTGATCGAGCCGGTCAGCGGGCGGCGGTGGACGGCCGCCCGGGGCGAGGGCGCGTGGCTCGACGGCCAACGGCTCTCGGCGTCCGCGCCGCAGCGGCTGGACTTGTCGCTCGTCGCCACCGGCTTCGCGTACGACGCCGGGCGCCGGGTGCGCCAGGGACGCCTCGTGGGCGAACTGGTCAGCCGGGTGCGCGACATCCGCCGCAACGGCGCCGCTTCGCTGGAGCTGTGCGCCGTGGGCGCGGGCTGGCTCGACGCGTACGTCGAGCACGGCCTGCACCGCTGGGACTGGGCCGCGGGCGCCCTGGTGGCCTCGGAGGCGGGCGCGACGGTGCTGCTGCCGGGTTCGGCCCCGGACCTCGGCGACGACGTCACGTACGCCGCTTCGCCGACCATCGCCGCTCAGCTGCGCGAGACGCTCGCCGAGTGCGGCGCCGCCTCCGTCTGA
- the cei gene encoding envelope integrity protein Cei, whose product MASGNGSGERGAPRPYRKHRPLPALIVIGVLALGAVFVWVNAVVGRGDVDQAVLCTPAPTPPAGTTYTTVPHNGLDDRAPMPPDKVALKVLNASSTRGQGGIATTALRGLGFTAIGDPGNDPAYPKGDAKCRGQIRYGENGAAAARTVSLVVPCAELVRDNRKDASVDLVTGTRFDDIRPRAEALRVLQQLTSWSQAHQGGGSSEQSAGPSGPMIDQTLLASARDVTC is encoded by the coding sequence GTGGCGTCGGGGAACGGCTCGGGGGAGCGTGGTGCGCCGCGGCCCTATCGCAAGCACCGGCCGCTGCCCGCGCTGATCGTGATCGGGGTGCTCGCGCTCGGCGCGGTCTTCGTCTGGGTGAACGCCGTGGTCGGCCGCGGCGACGTCGACCAGGCCGTCCTCTGCACCCCCGCGCCCACGCCCCCGGCGGGCACCACGTACACCACCGTCCCGCACAACGGGCTCGACGACCGCGCCCCGATGCCGCCGGACAAGGTGGCGCTGAAGGTGCTCAACGCCAGCAGCACGCGCGGCCAGGGCGGCATCGCCACCACCGCGCTGCGCGGCCTCGGCTTCACCGCCATCGGCGACCCCGGCAACGACCCGGCGTACCCCAAGGGCGACGCGAAGTGCCGCGGCCAGATCCGCTACGGCGAGAACGGCGCGGCCGCGGCCCGCACGGTCAGCCTGGTGGTGCCGTGCGCGGAGCTGGTGCGGGACAACCGCAAGGACGCCAGCGTCGACCTGGTCACCGGCACCCGCTTCGACGACATCCGCCCGCGCGCCGAGGCCCTGCGCGTGCTGCAGCAGCTGACCAGCTGGTCCCAGGCGCACCAGGGCGGCGGCAGCAGTGAGCAGTCCGCCGGCCCGAGCGGGCCGATGATCGACCAGACCCTGCTGGCGAGCGCCCGCGACGTCACCTGCTGA
- a CDS encoding DUF4193 domain-containing protein, whose translation MATDYDAPRRSEADELAEDSLEELKARRNENQSGVVDVDEDANAENFELPGADLSGLSGEDMTVKVVPKQADEFTCSVCFLVHHRSRLAEESGGRLICRDCA comes from the coding sequence ATGGCTACCGACTACGACGCTCCGCGCCGCAGCGAAGCCGACGAGCTGGCCGAAGACTCGTTGGAGGAACTGAAGGCCCGGCGCAACGAGAACCAGTCCGGCGTCGTCGACGTCGACGAGGACGCGAACGCCGAGAACTTCGAGCTTCCGGGTGCCGACCTCTCCGGGCTTTCCGGGGAGGACATGACCGTGAAGGTGGTGCCGAAGCAGGCGGACGAGTTCACCTGCTCGGTCTGCTTCCTGGTGCACCACCGGAGCCGGCTCGCCGAGGAGAGCGGTGGGCGGCTGATCTGCCGCGACTGTGCCTGA
- a CDS encoding DUF3093 domain-containing protein: MGDTVNTAVTSGIRHSERLYVPWWGWPLPMLGAILLGVEIHLGYPSIPMWIPLAVAVPVMAALLLSLGRSRVRVTGGDEPELWVGDAHLPLRFAGTVEVLGTAAKRPALGRDGDPAAFVLHRGWVGPAVRVELTDPDDPTPYWLFSTRHPERVAELLRARS, encoded by the coding sequence GTGGGTGACACCGTGAACACCGCCGTGACGAGCGGCATCAGGCACTCCGAACGGCTCTACGTGCCGTGGTGGGGCTGGCCGCTGCCGATGCTGGGCGCGATCCTGCTCGGCGTCGAGATCCATCTGGGCTACCCGTCGATCCCGATGTGGATCCCGCTGGCCGTCGCCGTGCCGGTGATGGCCGCGCTGCTGCTCTCGCTGGGCCGCTCGCGCGTGCGGGTGACCGGGGGCGACGAGCCGGAGCTGTGGGTCGGCGACGCCCACCTCCCGCTGCGCTTCGCCGGCACCGTCGAGGTGCTCGGGACCGCGGCCAAGAGGCCCGCGCTGGGGCGCGACGGCGACCCGGCCGCGTTCGTGCTGCACCGCGGCTGGGTGGGCCCGGCCGTGCGGGTGGAGCTGACCGACCCGGACGACCCGACGCCGTACTGGCTGTTCAGCACCCGGCACCCCGAGCGCGTCGCGGAGCTGCTGCGCGCCCGTTCCTGA
- the dut gene encoding dUTP diphosphatase, with amino-acid sequence MSSVQVLLSRLDPGVPLPAYARPGDAGADLVSTSDIVLGPGERGVVGTGVAIALPPGYAGFVHPRSGLAARVGLSVVNTPGTIDCGYRGEIRVCLINHDLREPVVLARGDRIAQLVVQRVEQAEFVEVAELGETERGAGGYGSTGGHATLVPDGPGTGTGTGEGTES; translated from the coding sequence GTGTCCAGCGTTCAGGTACTCCTTTCCCGGCTCGACCCCGGCGTTCCGCTGCCGGCCTACGCGCGCCCCGGCGACGCGGGGGCCGACCTCGTCAGCACCTCCGACATCGTCCTCGGGCCCGGCGAGCGCGGGGTGGTCGGCACCGGCGTGGCGATCGCGCTGCCGCCGGGCTACGCGGGGTTCGTCCACCCGCGCTCGGGGCTCGCCGCGCGGGTCGGCCTGTCGGTGGTGAACACCCCCGGCACGATCGACTGCGGCTACCGCGGTGAGATCCGCGTCTGCCTCATCAACCATGATCTGCGTGAGCCGGTGGTGCTCGCCCGCGGCGACCGGATCGCGCAGCTGGTCGTGCAGCGGGTGGAGCAGGCCGAATTCGTCGAGGTGGCCGAGCTCGGGGAGACCGAGCGCGGCGCCGGCGGCTACGGCTCGACCGGCGGACACGCCACACTGGTGCCGGACGGGCCCGGCACGGGAACGGGCACTGGGGAAGGAACGGAGAGCTAG
- a CDS encoding DUF3710 domain-containing protein, with amino-acid sequence MGIFGRKRGSGAEPEGRPAEGVEDDAGEPEDQLSDTAEGPFDIADAEDDGIPRIDLGSVKVPVPDGSQVQVEMDPEAGGVRAVHVVTEQGQITVSAYAAPRTGGLWREVGTELADQLRADGAKVNIGRGQWGLELSAIVGDVALRFVGVDGPRWMLRGVIAGPQSQSAHAPEVLRAIVRHTVVDRGNSPMPVRTPLTITLPEAVAQHIAEQTEQQG; translated from the coding sequence GTGGGGATTTTCGGACGCAAGCGCGGGTCCGGGGCCGAGCCCGAGGGCCGGCCGGCCGAAGGCGTCGAGGACGACGCCGGCGAGCCCGAGGACCAGCTGTCGGACACGGCCGAGGGCCCGTTCGACATCGCCGACGCCGAGGACGACGGCATCCCCCGGATCGACCTCGGCTCGGTGAAGGTGCCGGTGCCGGACGGCTCGCAGGTGCAGGTCGAGATGGACCCCGAGGCCGGGGGCGTGCGCGCGGTGCACGTGGTGACCGAGCAGGGCCAGATCACGGTCAGCGCGTACGCAGCGCCGCGCACCGGCGGGCTCTGGCGCGAGGTCGGCACCGAGCTGGCCGACCAGCTGCGCGCGGACGGCGCGAAGGTCAACATCGGCCGCGGCCAGTGGGGCCTGGAGCTGTCCGCGATCGTCGGCGACGTCGCGTTGCGGTTCGTCGGCGTGGACGGCCCGCGCTGGATGCTGCGCGGGGTCATCGCCGGCCCGCAGTCGCAGTCGGCGCACGCCCCGGAGGTGCTGCGCGCGATCGTCCGCCACACGGTGGTGGACCGCGGCAACTCGCCGATGCCGGTGCGCACGCCGCTCACGATCACGCTGCCGGAGGCCGTCGCCCAGCACATCGCCGAGCAGACCGAACAGCAAGGCTGA
- a CDS encoding alpha/beta hydrolase, giving the protein MTSVIRHPPAVLLPGTGSDEVFVRSVFGGPLAALGIPLTAPPPPPGAALADGFLAVLDRLADRHGTLLVGGISFGAHLAAEWAVANPGRCGGLLAALPAWSGEPGQAPASLAATLSADLVAASGVEAALAQAEAGSPPWIAAELGRAWRRHGDGLADSLRVAAARPSPTLAALRGLAVPAGVGTCVDDPVHPTKVAREWAAALPRAALGETTLAALGADRESLGRATVLAYLRALTEQPRPDRAH; this is encoded by the coding sequence GTGACGTCCGTTATCCGGCACCCGCCCGCCGTCCTGCTGCCCGGAACCGGCTCCGACGAGGTGTTCGTCCGGTCCGTGTTCGGCGGCCCGCTGGCCGCCCTGGGCATCCCGCTGACCGCTCCCCCGCCGCCCCCGGGCGCGGCGCTGGCCGACGGCTTCCTGGCCGTGCTGGACCGGCTCGCGGACCGGCACGGGACCCTGCTCGTCGGCGGCATCTCGTTCGGCGCGCACCTGGCCGCGGAGTGGGCGGTGGCGAATCCGGGGCGCTGCGGGGGCCTGCTGGCCGCGCTCCCGGCCTGGAGCGGCGAACCCGGCCAGGCACCCGCGTCGCTGGCCGCGACGCTCTCAGCGGACCTCGTGGCCGCTTCCGGGGTGGAGGCCGCGCTGGCGCAGGCCGAGGCGGGCAGCCCGCCGTGGATCGCGGCGGAGCTCGGACGGGCCTGGCGGCGGCACGGCGACGGGCTCGCGGACAGCCTGCGCGTCGCCGCAGCTCGGCCGTCGCCGACGCTCGCCGCGCTGCGCGGGCTGGCCGTGCCGGCCGGGGTCGGCACGTGCGTCGACGATCCGGTACACCCGACGAAAGTCGCACGGGAGTGGGCTGCGGCACTGCCTCGGGCGGCCCTCGGCGAGACGACGCTCGCCGCCCTCGGCGCGGACCGCGAGTCGCTCGGCCGCGCCACCGTGCTGGCCTACCTCCGGGCTCTCACGGAGCAGCCCCGGCCCGACCGGGCGCACTGA
- a CDS encoding OB-fold nucleic acid binding domain-containing protein: MSAKDGGYFSRLVRKLTTDVEDLDADDLSESSRAGGAQRACDCRSGEEVTVLGRLRSVELCPTDEAATLEAELFDGTQGVTLIWLGRRRIAGIEPGRTIKVRGRMAERDGQKVLYNPYYELQSPVS; the protein is encoded by the coding sequence ATGTCCGCCAAAGACGGCGGCTACTTCAGCCGGTTGGTTCGCAAGCTGACCACCGACGTCGAGGACCTCGACGCCGACGATCTGTCCGAGTCGTCCCGGGCAGGCGGGGCGCAGCGGGCGTGTGACTGCCGCTCCGGTGAAGAAGTCACCGTGCTCGGCCGGCTGCGCAGCGTGGAGCTGTGCCCCACGGACGAGGCCGCCACGCTGGAGGCGGAGCTGTTCGACGGAACACAGGGCGTGACGCTAATCTGGCTGGGCCGACGCCGGATCGCCGGCATCGAGCCGGGGCGGACCATCAAGGTCCGTGGCCGGATGGCCGAGCGTGACGGCCAGAAGGTGCTGTACAACCCGTACTACGAACTCCAGAGCCCGGTGAGTTGA
- a CDS encoding DUF3159 domain-containing protein, with translation MTEPAPHNDKHVPEGGDDEDKPQPTMLEQMGGVSGLIYSSLPVIVFVLVNSFFGLTAAIWGSIGSAVAITVLRVVRKEPLQPAISGFFGVAIAAFIAFRTGSAKGFFLFGIWASLVYCGVFVVSIVVRWPLAGLVWNALNGTGQAWRKDKPSRYGYDIATLVMALIFAARFVVQRWLYQSDYTGWLAFAKIAMGYPLYALGLLVVVWAVRRSDKRLKALAETEPKPETDAEVEARLREKYAKTPTPEV, from the coding sequence GTGACTGAACCCGCCCCCCACAACGACAAGCACGTGCCCGAAGGCGGGGACGACGAGGACAAGCCGCAGCCGACCATGCTGGAGCAGATGGGCGGGGTCTCCGGCCTGATCTACTCCTCGCTGCCGGTGATCGTGTTCGTCCTGGTGAACTCGTTCTTCGGCCTGACGGCGGCGATCTGGGGCTCGATCGGCAGCGCGGTGGCCATCACGGTGCTGCGCGTGGTGCGCAAGGAGCCGCTGCAGCCCGCGATCTCCGGCTTCTTCGGCGTGGCGATCGCGGCGTTCATCGCCTTCCGCACCGGCTCGGCGAAGGGGTTCTTCCTCTTCGGCATCTGGGCCAGCCTGGTCTACTGCGGCGTGTTCGTGGTGTCGATCGTGGTGCGCTGGCCGCTCGCGGGCCTGGTCTGGAACGCGCTCAACGGCACCGGCCAGGCCTGGCGCAAGGACAAGCCCTCGCGCTACGGCTACGACATCGCCACGTTGGTCATGGCGCTGATCTTCGCCGCCCGGTTCGTCGTGCAGCGCTGGCTCTACCAGAGCGACTACACGGGCTGGCTGGCGTTCGCGAAGATCGCCATGGGCTACCCGCTCTACGCGCTCGGCCTGCTCGTGGTCGTCTGGGCGGTCCGCCGCTCGGACAAGCGCCTCAAGGCCCTGGCCGAGACGGAGCCGAAACCGGAGACCGACGCCGAGGTGGAAGCGCGGCTGCGCGAGAAGTACGCGAAGACGCCCACTCCCGAGGTCTGA
- a CDS encoding potassium channel family protein, with protein sequence MRVAIAGAGAVGRSIAVELIDGRHQVMLIEREADQFEPATVEQADWVLGDACEVSILEESGIEQCDVVIAATGDDKANLVVSLLAKTEFAVRRVVARVNNPANEWLFTDAWGVDVAVSTPRMLAAMVEEAVSVGDLVRLMTFRQSQANLVELTLPEETPLAGKPVSELDLPRDAALVTILRGDRVIVPQPEDPLEPGDELLFVATSDVEPEIRSALGY encoded by the coding sequence ATGCGGGTCGCGATCGCGGGTGCGGGGGCCGTGGGGCGCTCGATCGCCGTGGAGCTGATCGACGGGCGGCACCAGGTGATGCTGATCGAGCGGGAGGCCGACCAGTTCGAGCCGGCCACGGTCGAGCAGGCCGACTGGGTGCTGGGCGACGCGTGCGAGGTCTCGATCCTGGAGGAGTCCGGGATCGAGCAGTGCGACGTGGTGATCGCCGCGACCGGCGACGACAAGGCCAACCTGGTGGTGTCGCTGCTGGCGAAGACCGAGTTCGCCGTGCGGCGCGTGGTGGCCAGGGTGAACAACCCGGCCAACGAATGGCTCTTCACCGACGCCTGGGGCGTCGACGTCGCCGTGTCCACCCCGCGGATGCTCGCGGCGATGGTCGAGGAGGCGGTCAGCGTCGGCGACCTGGTGCGGCTGATGACGTTCCGGCAGAGCCAGGCGAACCTGGTCGAGCTGACCCTGCCGGAGGAGACCCCGCTGGCGGGCAAGCCGGTGAGCGAGCTGGACCTGCCCCGCGACGCCGCCCTGGTGACCATCCTGCGCGGCGACCGGGTGATCGTCCCGCAGCCGGAGGACCCGCTGGAGCCGGGCGACGAGCTGCTGTTCGTGGCCACCTCCGACGTCGAGCCCGAGATCCGCTCAGCGCTGGGTTACTGA
- a CDS encoding potassium channel family protein, producing MRLGSSVWASRSLRNGRPRTSLFSTVGNFDTLRIYSGAVAPPLRAAVGRTVELTGTAQGRFGAGRRGYLRTGHPHPLRRQRVHVVIMGCGRVGVSLAAALERLGHEVAVIDKNQQSFRRLGSDFHGQQVVGVGFDRQVLIEAGIERAGAFAAVSSGDNSNIISARVARENFGIEHVVARIYDHKRAAVYERLGIPTVATVPWTTDRFLRTLLPDGVASAWRDPTGNVALLPLPLNEGWAGHSVRGLQDATGARVAFIMRFGTAVLPDNKTMVQADDVVWVAARSGTVSDVSSVAARAPEEEN from the coding sequence ATGCGCTTGGGCAGCAGCGTGTGGGCCAGCCGGTCACTTCGGAACGGACGCCCGAGGACCAGCCTCTTCAGCACGGTCGGGAACTTCGACACCCTGCGAATCTACAGCGGAGCGGTAGCTCCTCCGCTGAGGGCGGCGGTGGGGAGGACGGTGGAGCTGACCGGGACCGCACAAGGTAGGTTCGGCGCTGGTCGTCGAGGGTACCTACGGACGGGTCATCCCCACCCCCTGAGGAGGCAGCGCGTGCACGTGGTGATCATGGGATGCGGCCGGGTCGGCGTGTCCCTGGCCGCGGCGCTGGAGCGTCTCGGCCACGAGGTGGCCGTGATCGACAAGAACCAGCAGTCGTTCCGCCGGCTCGGCAGCGACTTCCACGGCCAGCAGGTGGTCGGTGTCGGGTTCGACCGGCAGGTGCTGATCGAGGCCGGCATCGAGCGGGCCGGGGCGTTCGCGGCGGTGTCCAGCGGGGACAACTCCAACATCATCTCCGCGCGGGTCGCGCGGGAGAACTTCGGCATCGAGCACGTGGTCGCGCGGATCTACGACCACAAGCGCGCCGCGGTGTACGAGCGCCTCGGCATCCCGACGGTCGCGACCGTGCCGTGGACCACCGACCGGTTCCTGCGCACCCTGCTGCCCGACGGCGTCGCCTCCGCGTGGCGCGACCCGACCGGCAACGTCGCGCTGCTGCCGCTGCCGCTGAACGAGGGCTGGGCCGGCCACAGCGTGCGGGGGCTGCAGGACGCGACCGGCGCCAGGGTCGCGTTCATCATGCGCTTCGGCACCGCCGTGCTGCCGGACAACAAGACCATGGTGCAGGCCGACGACGTCGTCTGGGTCGCGGCGCGCTCCGGCACCGTCAGCGACGTGTCGAGCGTGGCCGCCCGCGCTCCGGAGGAGGAGAACTGA